Within Dermatophagoides farinae isolate YC_2012a chromosome 8, ASM2471394v1, whole genome shotgun sequence, the genomic segment ATAATGGTAaggattattttttgttttgtttttcaatttttttttctgtctctGAATATAGACATTTTTCTGTACTTTTTATGTATTGAAATAGGtttgataatgacgatgtaAATGgaatgttgatgacgatgaatggtcacgatcatcatgtttttaAAGGCTTTATTTggcatccatcatcattcatttattatttaaaatgatgatagtgcTGACCTTGATGGtgttatattgaaaaaaaaatgaatgaatgaataaatgattcattcatttcatcgaaTTGTCCATCCCCCTCATTTTATTCacacatcaaaaaaaaaaaaaaatgattttaatgtGTGACCTAATGACCTTAATATATTATAACCATTCCTcgaaacgatgatgatgatgatcgggaTAAAAAAGATGgctgaataataaatttttccagGTATTGTGTAATCGGCCGGGTATAATGGAAATCTCTATAATGGAAACCTCTAGAACTAAGGAGAGCGGCCAGGGGTTTGTgtgaaatgtgaaaaaatttttttgtttcaatcagAATATGGTGTCGATAccatttaattattattggtttgattgattaataattagcaattgaattgataaaatctgagaaatttttctctGGTACCggattcaatcgattgttttttgtttcgaatgcaaaaaatggcaaaactttttatttcatcacgtgaaaaaaattttttttttgttttgtttcattgataCACATACACCGACAAAAATAGCCATCAATCTAATGAAAATAGTCATTTTTTAGCcactttctctctctctctctcttctctctctcgaaaaaaaaatggagaatTTAACATTAAAGATTGGTTTTATCAATGTAagttattaattttttggtAATACagaatcgaatcatttgattttggattatattttcattaattccACATTATATATAGGTATTACCATATACATGGCTTAAActtaatcattcatcaacatctggACAATATTCAGTAATCGGTGGTATTGAAACACAATTATGGCAACTTGCAAGTgaatattataatttttccattgaatggATAATTGAACCAAATAGTCATTTTGGTGCACAATATGAAAATGGATCATGGTCAGGATTGATTGCagcaataatgaataatgaaattgatttagCTGTTGGTGGTTTGATGCCAACTACTAAACGTTTGGAAGTAgtggattttctttttccatatgatcatgatcaatataCATTCGCTAATCAACCATTACCAGAAACTGGAAGTCATATGGATCTTTTGATACGACCATTTCATTATaaagttttcatttgtattttattcACTGTGATTCTTTTCTGGTTATTCaattggattgaaaaaaaattgcaacaacaccagcaacaacaacaatattcagaaacaaacaatcatcataatcttttatggatcaatttttgtcTGCTTGTACGTCAACCATATCATTGGATGTCATCAACTGGTTCGGCCATTCGTATTGCATTGATTATATGGGCATTTTCAAGCATTATATTGGTCAATTTTTATCTTTATACACTTTGTTCAATGTTAGCATTACCTTTAATCGATAAAATCGatacaatcaataaatttattgatgCTTGTAACACTGGTTATCTAATACCAATGGCCATCAGTAATACAAGTGTTGAggaattttttctggtttgtaTCAAAGAATACATTTCACACTTATATTGAACTTAatcagcttttttttctattggaATTTAACAGAATTCACAAGTGGATACAGTACGTAATCTTTGGTCATCACATCTTATGCTCCTACCAAATTATTCTTTACCATTCACATTATTACTTTCATCATCTAATCGTCCATATTATGCATTGATTGCAGCACGTAAAAATCTATTATTTCTTCAAAGTGTAAAAGGTAAAGATAAAATTTATCTGCCACCATATACGGAAAAATCTTCATTATTTCCATCACTTTTGGCTACACCGGTTCAAAAAGGTTTCCATTACAAGCGGCCATTCGAACGATTGTAAGTTTGAATTAGTTATGAATAATTTCGTTTTGTACATCCATTTAATAACATCGTTATCGAATAGCGTATCTCGTTTAATTACGACAGGAATAATGACACATTGGGAAATGcttgattcaattaaattaagATTTTATCTGAAACGTGGTAAAGGTGGTAaatttcaaacttttttcgATAACACATCAATGTCACAgcaagatgatgaagaaaatgttgatgataataatgaacatcgaattgatgatattaattttatcgatttcactattcaacatttacaaagtattttctatttatatctgagcatgatcatcatttcttcatTGACGTTTATATCAgaaatattcaatcattttcttaTGTTTGGAAATTTTATCTACGATATACCATAAAAATAGATAATCCAAATGCTTTGAAtacagtgttttttttttgtttcaccatCCAATgagaatttgattgattcttaTTTGCAAAACTTTGAACCAggtaagatttttttttcgcactTGAAAAGTAATCCATTCCATTTCGAAATTGTAGCTATTTTCAAATCTTAcatctacacacacacacacaattcagATGAgaattttctcatcatcatcatttaatattTTGCAACTCGTTCATCTCgttcaatcgatcaatcaactCGAAAACATTGTTTCGAACATTCGAAATGAgcatttactttttttttgctggcattttcttttcatcaaagttttatttattcatcatggGATAGTGAAATTAAACaccaatgaaatgaaatgaaattcaatcttCATAACGAAACTTTTTCAATTGGATTTTTGAATGCAAGTCATATCCTGTATATGTCTATTGATttcattaatcaaaaaatcatcgCCATATATGCATGCATGGATTCGATggaatgaatcatcatcatcatcagcatacTATAGAAAggtagaaaatttttatttgtgtatttttgatcaaccaaaatgaataaagacATAATGACGAGTATCTCTGTAGCAGtatcaatataattttttattacgaattttaaaaaaattaaaatctttttttacaatcaattggttgacataaatcaaaaaaaaatagagtataatttcaattccaacaatcaatggacataattttatcatttagaACGACGATATAGATAAATGTAGGCAAATTGTTTTGGAGGACGTTCAGAGATGGCcactttattatcattgaatataaCCCATTGTTGTTCGGCTTTTATCTTGTcttctgttgatgatgatgatgatgatgatgtattctGCGTTTGTGAAGCATCGATTGTTTCGCTGGTATTCATTGTTTTAGATGGTAAAGTTTTCTTCAAATGTACAACATAATGTCCACAAAATGTTGATTGACCCATGTGTGAGATAAATCCGACCAATTCGTATCGACCTACACCATCTTTTATagaatgttgatgttgctgttgttgattatcggTACTCGGTGTTTGTTTGGCCAGCTCTTCTCTTTCaatcatttccatttgatGTTCATTAGAAAAATACCACTCGATAGCACGTTCGGTTTGATTATTctgatcaaatgaaaaataaactaTTACGATCTGACAAAGCGactgattatgattattacttacattgatttttaatgCAAGACATGCATATTGTTCAGGTATTCCCATATCTTGTAACATCTGTAAAGCTTGTGGCTCGATTTCGTTCTTGGGCAATTGGCCACTAGCATTACAAGTTTGTCCTCCTTGTGAATGGCTACTACCACCACTACTGGATGGAATTTCGAATGGTTCCATTGTAGTCGGATCATCAAGATGTTCAAGAATCCAACTCGTTGCTTGTTCCGTACCTTCATTCTGTGTATGATACAATGCACGTTTACAAGCTTCGACTGGAAAACCCATATCGATCAATTGTCGAAGATATTCCTGGTTGAATTCAAATGCAGGTACATTGGCATTATTACCACCTtgcaaattttcatttgaatccaATGCGTCATCCGGAAGCTCTTCTTCATCCGATTGTTTTCCTTGAGCACGAAACATTTCTAGATCAAGATAATCCGGTACATCCATTGataaatccaatttttttggtgtccaattttcattcaatgtaaatttttttaaatgaatcaaaagatAATCGGGAAATGTACGAAATCGACTTGTCCTTTTATAAATGTGAAATTcattagaatgaaaaaaaatgatattcctgttaagaaaaaaaaatacatacattGTTGCAAATGTTTTGCGATTCACAGCGGAACTATAGAATTCATCTATTCGAACTTTGGCAGCAAAGTTTTCAACACAATCAGTTAGTTTGATAATTGGATGAACAGTATGGCTTGAATCTCTAAATGAGtggataaaataattttaattgaagGGAATGttcaaagaatcaaaaattaaactTACAATTTTTCTCCATTACTTTCTGCCTGTTGTTTAAGAGCCAGATAAGCATCATATTCAGCTTTATTTTGT encodes:
- the LOC124495814 gene encoding glutamate receptor ionotropic, kainate 4, translated to MENLTLKIGFINVLPYTWLKLNHSSTSGQYSVIGGIETQLWQLASEYYNFSIEWIIEPNSHFGAQYENGSWSGLIAAIMNNEIDLAVGGLMPTTKRLEVVDFLFPYDHDQYTFANQPLPETGSHMDLLIRPFHYKVFICILFTVILFWLFNWIEKKLQQHQQQQQYSETNNHHNLLWINFCLLVRQPYHWMSSTGSAIRIALIIWAFSSIILVNFYLYTLCSMLALPLIDKIDTINKFIDACNTGYLIPMAISNTSVEEFFLNSQVDTVRNLWSSHLMLLPNYSLPFTLLLSSSNRPYYALIAARKNLLFLQSVKGKDKIYLPPYTEKSSLFPSLLATPVQKGFHYKRPFERFVSRLITTGIMTHWEMLDSIKLRFYLKRGKGGKFQTFFDNTSMSQQDDEENVDDNNEHRIDDINFIDFTIQHLQSIFYLYLSMIIISSLTFISEIFNHFLMFGNFIYDIP